The Arachis hypogaea cultivar Tifrunner chromosome 14, arahy.Tifrunner.gnm2.J5K5, whole genome shotgun sequence genome has a segment encoding these proteins:
- the LOC112741364 gene encoding DNA oxidative demethylase ALKBH2 has translation MNVLKLKAVSEAANPNDTAKKTETVDLGNGSDVVYIQRLIPYEDSWQWFHYLDNHISWTRPTVRVFGKSFLQPRETCYVASPGLTELTYSGYQPHAYTWDDFPLLKDILDVVLKALPGSIFNSVLLNRYKGGDDYVGWHADDEKLYGSTPEIASISLGCERDFFLKKKQCKKSCDGSDEPARKRLKKSSHADQHTFRLKHGSLLVMRGYTQRDWIHSVPKRAKVNGTRINLTFRRVF, from the exons ATGAATGTGTTGAAGCTGAAGGCGGTGTCTGAAGCAGCGAACCCTAATGACACCGCGAAGAAGACGGAGACGGTGGACCTGGGTAACGGAAGCGACGTCGTTTACATTCAGCGCTTAATTCCCTACGAAGACTCATGGCAATGGTTCCATTACCTCGACAACCATATCTCATGGACCAGACCCACCGTTCGCGTCTTCGGAAAATCCTTCCTTCAG CCTCGGGAGACATGTTATGTTGCAAGTCCTGGGTTGACTGAGTTGACTTACAGTGGCTATCAACCGCATGCATATACTTGGGATGATTTTCCACTGCTTAAAGACATCTTGGATGTT GTCCTTAAAGCTCTTCCTGGGAGTATTTTTAATAGCGTACTCTTAAATAGGTATAAAGGTGGTGATGACTATGTTGGTTGGCATGCTGATGATGAGAAGCTTTATGGATCAACGCCCGAAATTGCTTCCATATCTCTTGGATGCGAACGTGATTTCTTCCTGAAGAAGAAGCAATGTAAAAAATCTTGTG ATGGAAGTGATGAGCCTGCAAGAAAGCGATTAAAGAAGAGTAGCCATGCTGATCAGCACACCTTTAGACTAAAGCATGGATCCCTTTTGGTGATGAGAGGCTATACCCAAAGGGATTGGATTCACTCTGTCCCTAAGCGTGCAAAAGTGAACGGTACACGCATTAATCTTACCTTTCGACgtgttttttga